The sequence below is a genomic window from Lentimicrobium sp. L6.
TTAAGAGATTATCCAAACAATGCAAAATGTTTAGATATTGGAGGGGGAACAGGGTGGTTAGCTTATAAGGACTATAAAGAAAGTGGCAGAAAATGGACTGTTGTAGATATTTCTGAAGATATGGGGAATATAGTGCCTAATGAAATTGAATTTATATGCTCTAAAGCTGAAAGCATTCCTCTTCCCGATGAATCATTTGATTTTATCATTATTAGATCAGTTTTGGAATATACAGAAGTTGACAAAGTATTATTAGAGGTTAAGCGTTTATTGAAGGAAGAAGGGTATTTTGTTTTAGCACAAAAAGTAATGGATGGTTATATTACTGATATCAATTTAATTTTGAAACTAGAGCAGTTAAGAAATCCGTTAAAGAAGAACCTAGGCTTTATGTCTAATATAAATAAATCTGTATCGAAAACGAACCTTAGAATTTTAAATTCAAGGACATATACTCAAAATTATTCGATAAGCTACGATAAATGGTTAAAACGAAATGGGACTATACCTGAAGCTAATCAAAAAGAATTAGAGAATATTATTAATAATTTGGAAGTTGATGTTTCTAGTCGAACAGGGCTTAAACTAATTGATAATAATTTGCATTCAAAACTCACTTGGGGTATTATTACTTGTCACAAAAATTCTTACGTGAATCCACGTATAAACATTGTTGTTTCAATGATTGTTGAAAAAACTTTAAATGATAAAAAATACATTGTTCTACAAAAGCGAAAATATCTTTATACTGAACCACATTATTATAATGTGTGGGAACTACCGCAAGGTAAAGTTGAAAAAGATGAAACTATATTTGAAACAGCAAAGAGAGAACTTTTTGAAGAAACAGGATTAAATTTATTTGGGAGTCTATTACCCAATA
It includes:
- a CDS encoding methyltransferase domain-containing protein; protein product: MNDIKKQFQKRASDYNSYTKWLKDEELFRLCTLPLRDYPNNAKCLDIGGGTGWLAYKDYKESGRKWTVVDISEDMGNIVPNEIEFICSKAESIPLPDESFDFIIIRSVLEYTEVDKVLLEVKRLLKEEGYFVLAQKVMDGYITDINLILKLEQLRNPLKKNLGFMSNINKSVSKTNLRILNSRTYTQNYSISYDKWLKRNGTIPEANQKELENIINNLEVDVSSRTGLKLIDNNLHSKLTWGIITCHKNSYVNPRINIVVSMIVEKTLNDKKYIVLQKRKYLYTEPHYYNVWELPQGKVEKDETIFETAKRELFEETGLNLFGSLLPNSIETINDITLNQSDVLTTVFAKGGMNYLGVCVLVKAEGEFETGIQDTEPQWVEVGSLKNKLENERFFPLNIPMIKKYIEYVG